One genomic region from Melioribacteraceae bacterium encodes:
- a CDS encoding DUF4295 family protein: MAKQQSFAEKAKKKHGSSHVNVKVIKTVKTANGSYKFQEKFVKLDDISKVTTLK; this comes from the coding sequence ATGGCAAAACAACAATCATTTGCGGAGAAAGCCAAAAAGAAACACGGCTCATCCCATGTTAATGTGAAAGTTATTAAAACTGTAAAAACCGCTAATGGATCGTATAAATTTCAGGAAAAATTTGTGAAATTGGACGATATCAGTAAAGTAACTACACTTAAGTAA
- a CDS encoding lysine 2,3-aminomutase — protein MAANSYKSYSLRNYNDIPQIHLLSGEEKSALEIVGSVLPFKTNNYVIDQLINWDNIPGDPIFTLTFPRKEMLKDHHYKTVEKLKNENASKEFLAQSIYNIRMELNPHPAGQKHNVPTVNGIELAGVQHKYKQTALFFPSQGQTCHAYCTFCFRWPQFVGMNELKFAMREIELLAQYVKEHREITDILFTGGDPMIMKTQILSTYIEPLLDESLYNIQTIRIGTKAIGYWPYRFLTDDDSDDLIRLFEKIVGAGKNLAIMAHFNHPVELETAAARDAMKRIRATGAQIRTQSPILKHINDSPEIWADMWRKQVNNNCIPYYMFVARDTGAQEFFAVSLVEAWKIFREAYQKVSGVCRTVRGPSMSSTPGKVQVLGVSEVRGEKVIVMRFLQGRDPNWVARPFFAEYNEKAAWLDDLKPAFGEEKFFFEEELEHLFHEHVYDDETENFE, from the coding sequence ATGGCAGCTAATTCTTATAAGAGTTACTCCCTTCGAAATTATAACGACATTCCGCAAATTCATTTATTATCCGGCGAAGAGAAATCCGCGCTTGAAATTGTTGGAAGTGTTTTGCCGTTTAAGACGAATAATTATGTAATCGATCAATTGATTAACTGGGATAATATCCCGGGCGATCCGATCTTTACACTGACTTTCCCCCGTAAAGAAATGCTAAAGGATCATCATTATAAAACGGTTGAGAAATTAAAAAATGAAAATGCATCTAAGGAATTTTTAGCGCAGTCTATTTATAATATTAGAATGGAATTGAATCCTCATCCAGCCGGTCAGAAGCATAATGTTCCAACTGTGAATGGAATTGAACTTGCCGGGGTTCAGCACAAATACAAACAGACGGCTCTCTTTTTCCCCAGTCAGGGACAGACGTGTCATGCGTATTGCACTTTCTGCTTCAGGTGGCCCCAGTTTGTTGGAATGAACGAGTTGAAATTCGCGATGCGGGAAATTGAATTGTTAGCTCAATATGTAAAAGAACACAGAGAGATTACCGATATTTTATTTACTGGCGGCGATCCAATGATAATGAAGACGCAGATTTTATCTACCTACATCGAACCGCTTCTGGATGAATCACTTTATAATATCCAGACTATACGAATCGGAACTAAAGCAATCGGTTATTGGCCTTATCGTTTTCTTACTGATGACGATTCCGATGATCTTATCCGCCTCTTCGAGAAAATTGTTGGTGCAGGTAAAAACCTTGCCATAATGGCCCACTTCAACCATCCCGTTGAACTTGAAACTGCTGCGGCACGGGACGCGATGAAAAGGATCAGAGCAACCGGTGCGCAGATTAGAACACAATCGCCAATACTGAAGCATATAAACGACTCACCGGAAATATGGGCGGATATGTGGCGTAAACAGGTAAACAATAATTGCATCCCCTATTATATGTTTGTTGCACGCGATACCGGGGCACAGGAGTTCTTTGCTGTTTCACTCGTTGAAGCCTGGAAAATTTTCCGGGAGGCATATCAAAAAGTAAGCGGTGTCTGCAGAACTGTTAGAGGCCCTAGTATGAGTTCTACCCCCGGTAAAGTGCAGGTGCTCGGAGTAAGTGAAGTCCGTGGTGAAAAAGTAATTGTGATGAGATTTCTTCAGGGCCGGGATCCGAACTGGGTTGCCCGTCCCTTCTTTGCAGAGTATAACGAGAAAGCAGCATGGCTGGATGATTTAAAACCGGCTTTCGGCGAAGAAAAATTCTTCTTCGAAGAAGAACTTGAGCATTTATTCCACGAACATGTTTACGATGATGAAACGGAGAATTTTGAATAA
- a CDS encoding NifU family protein produces the protein MLIVQDVDLTPNPQALKFILNEKLLNKETRHFKNKEEAVQDPLANGIFGIDGVVSVFYMDKFITIEKDQKVQWGQIQKPFVEFMKNFDKNLIPPEEEIKVTKEEETELLKKINEILDTRVRPALAGDGGGLEVRGLDGLTLKIRYQGACGSCPSSIRGTLVAIENLLKREINPAIEVIPD, from the coding sequence ATGTTAATTGTACAGGATGTGGATTTAACACCCAATCCCCAGGCGCTAAAATTCATTTTGAATGAAAAACTGCTGAATAAAGAAACAAGGCATTTCAAAAATAAAGAGGAAGCCGTGCAAGATCCGCTCGCCAATGGAATTTTTGGCATCGATGGAGTCGTTTCGGTTTTCTATATGGATAAATTTATCACGATCGAAAAAGACCAGAAAGTTCAATGGGGACAGATTCAGAAACCCTTCGTCGAGTTCATGAAAAATTTCGATAAAAATCTAATCCCTCCCGAGGAGGAAATAAAAGTAACCAAAGAGGAAGAGACGGAATTGCTTAAAAAAATAAATGAGATACTGGATACTCGTGTTCGCCCTGCTCTTGCTGGAGACGGAGGTGGATTGGAAGTCCGCGGTCTTGATGGCCTTACTCTTAAAATCCGCTATCAGGGTGCCTGCGGCAGCTGTCCGAGTTCAATCCGCGGCACGCTGGTTGCTATCGAAAATCTTTTAAAGAGAGAAATCAATCCTGCTATTGAAGTAATCCCCGACTAG
- a CDS encoding M15 family metallopeptidase, which produces MNKKINFLIRSNLLSLSILLILSACSYGPPKESGEFLKPDLVELTELDSTFKLDIRYSTSNNFLGKAVYSQATAFLQRPAAEALVRVSKSLKRDGYGIIVFDGYRLWSVTKLFWDSATEEERQAGFVADPAKGSRHNRGCAVDISLYDLKTGLEVKMPSGYDEFTERAFSNYIGGDKEATRLRDLLITAMESEGFTVLEQEWWHFDYKDWPMYPILNVDFEDL; this is translated from the coding sequence ATGAATAAGAAAATAAATTTTTTAATCCGCTCAAATTTATTATCCCTGTCAATTCTACTCATTCTATCTGCGTGCAGTTACGGACCTCCAAAAGAGAGCGGAGAATTTCTAAAACCGGATCTTGTAGAGCTGACAGAACTTGACTCAACATTTAAGCTGGACATCCGTTACTCAACCTCCAACAATTTTCTCGGTAAGGCAGTCTACTCGCAGGCAACGGCTTTTCTTCAGCGCCCGGCCGCCGAGGCGCTTGTGCGTGTTAGCAAAAGTCTTAAAAGAGACGGATACGGAATTATAGTTTTTGATGGTTACCGCCTGTGGTCCGTTACTAAATTATTCTGGGACTCGGCAACCGAGGAGGAGCGGCAAGCTGGTTTCGTGGCAGATCCTGCAAAAGGATCACGGCATAACAGGGGCTGCGCTGTTGATATTTCACTTTATGATCTCAAAACCGGATTAGAAGTGAAAATGCCGAGCGGATATGACGAGTTTACAGAGCGCGCATTCTCAAATTACATCGGGGGTGATAAGGAAGCTACAAGATTAAGAGACCTCCTGATAACAGCAATGGAATCGGAAGGATTTACAGTCCTTGAACAGGAATGGTGGCACTTCGATTACAAGGATTGGCCGATGTATCCGATCCTTAATGTTGATTTTGAGGATCTATAA
- a CDS encoding sialidase family protein, whose amino-acid sequence MKKIFVLIFLISLFASQAQNKITVYKSGTEGFKSFRIPAIISLPNGDLLAFCEGRVKGAADFGDVNIVMKRSRDNGVTWSSINTIVDYDTLQSGNPAPVLDLTDPEYPEGRIFLFFNTGNNHENEIRQGNGLREVWFVTSTDNGVTWSNPVNITRMVHRLKQPNVNPEYNFEQDWRTTANTPGHALQLTTGKFKGRIYVAANHSEGVPEEKFRDYFAHGYYSDDHGRTFRLSDNVDVPGSNESTAAELSDGSLMLNSRNQSGDIRSRIVSISMDGGATWDTTYFDTNLPDPVCQGSFLSFKSIDGKTYIVFSNPADPSRRNNLTLRISSDDGKTWFKNFLIDKDGTGPNNDFTAYSDIIKISETEIGVLYERNNYSEIVFTGIKWNE is encoded by the coding sequence ATGAAAAAGATTTTCGTTTTAATTTTTCTGATCTCTCTCTTTGCATCGCAGGCACAGAATAAAATTACTGTTTATAAATCAGGAACAGAAGGATTTAAAAGCTTCAGAATTCCGGCAATAATCAGCCTGCCAAACGGAGATCTACTGGCTTTCTGCGAGGGGCGTGTAAAAGGAGCTGCCGACTTCGGAGATGTAAATATCGTGATGAAGCGAAGCCGCGATAACGGAGTGACATGGTCTTCAATCAATACCATAGTTGATTATGACACGCTACAGTCCGGTAATCCTGCGCCTGTTTTAGATTTAACAGATCCGGAATATCCCGAAGGAAGAATTTTCCTCTTCTTCAATACCGGGAATAATCATGAAAATGAAATCCGTCAAGGTAACGGTCTTAGAGAAGTCTGGTTCGTCACATCAACCGATAACGGAGTAACCTGGAGTAATCCGGTTAATATAACCCGCATGGTTCACCGCCTGAAGCAACCAAATGTAAATCCCGAATACAACTTTGAGCAGGATTGGCGGACAACAGCAAATACTCCGGGCCATGCACTCCAGCTGACAACCGGAAAATTCAAAGGCCGGATTTATGTCGCTGCAAATCATTCGGAAGGAGTTCCTGAAGAAAAGTTCAGAGATTATTTCGCACACGGTTATTACTCCGACGATCATGGAAGAACTTTCAGGCTCAGTGATAATGTTGATGTTCCAGGCTCAAATGAGTCGACCGCAGCGGAATTATCGGACGGATCTTTAATGCTAAACAGCAGAAACCAGAGCGGGGATATCCGTTCAAGAATTGTATCGATAAGTATGGACGGCGGCGCAACATGGGACACAACATATTTCGATACTAATCTTCCCGATCCTGTCTGCCAGGGTTCCTTCCTCTCATTTAAATCGATTGACGGGAAAACCTACATTGTATTCAGCAATCCGGCGGATCCATCACGGCGGAATAATCTAACACTCAGAATTAGCAGCGACGACGGCAAAACATGGTTTAAAAATTTTCTGATCGACAAGGATGGTACTGGTCCAAATAATGATTTCACAGCTTACTCGGATATTATAAAAATTTCAGAAACAGAAATAGGAGTACTCTACGAAAGAAATAATTATTCCGAAATTGTTTTTACCGGGATAAAATGGAACGAATAA
- a CDS encoding uroporphyrinogen decarboxylase family protein: MKQDMKKWVDEIRSSKIKKSLPVLSFPGIQLLGITVRDLVGNGNLQSACMIAIAEKYDSLASVSNMDLSVEAEAFGAQILYSDTEVPTVTGSLIQNEDQIDSMIIPEIGIARTGEYIKAIEIASRSINDRPVLAGVIGPFSLGGRLMEITEFMIKSITEPEVVHKILIKVSEFLREYILAFKEAGANGIIMAEPAAGLLSPELCSEFSSFYIKKIIDSVEDDNFLVIYHNCGNTIPLTDSILSTGAKAIHLGNSVELTQAIKQYPPDKLIFGNLDPSGIFMNGSTETVENETLNLLYEMGKYSNWIISSGCDIPPLTPIQNLDVFFHTVKKYYSN, from the coding sequence ATGAAACAAGACATGAAGAAGTGGGTCGACGAGATTCGATCCTCTAAAATAAAAAAATCCCTCCCGGTTCTTTCCTTTCCGGGAATTCAACTTCTTGGCATCACTGTTCGAGACTTGGTAGGAAACGGTAATCTTCAATCCGCCTGCATGATAGCGATCGCTGAGAAGTACGATTCACTTGCTTCGGTAAGCAATATGGATCTTTCCGTTGAAGCGGAGGCCTTCGGAGCGCAAATTCTCTATTCCGATACCGAAGTTCCTACGGTTACCGGCTCTCTTATTCAGAATGAAGACCAAATCGATTCAATGATCATTCCGGAGATCGGAATTGCCCGAACCGGCGAATACATAAAGGCAATTGAAATTGCATCGCGCTCAATTAACGACCGTCCAGTTCTGGCGGGTGTGATCGGACCTTTTTCTTTAGGCGGCAGACTGATGGAAATAACCGAGTTTATGATTAAATCGATTACAGAGCCGGAGGTTGTTCACAAAATTTTAATAAAGGTATCAGAATTTCTAAGAGAATATATTCTTGCTTTTAAAGAAGCCGGAGCGAACGGAATAATAATGGCAGAGCCTGCTGCCGGACTTCTATCTCCGGAACTCTGCTCGGAGTTTTCAAGCTTCTACATAAAGAAAATAATTGATTCGGTTGAAGATGATAATTTTCTGGTCATATACCATAACTGCGGCAATACTATTCCGCTTACCGATTCAATCTTATCGACCGGCGCAAAAGCAATTCATCTCGGTAATTCAGTCGAACTTACGCAAGCTATTAAACAATATCCGCCGGATAAATTGATATTCGGCAATCTGGATCCCTCAGGAATTTTTATGAACGGTTCAACAGAAACCGTTGAAAATGAAACCTTGAATTTACTTTATGAAATGGGAAAGTACTCCAATTGGATAATCTCTTCCGGATGTGATATTCCTCCTTTAACCCCCATTCAAAATCTTGATGTCTTCTTTCATACCGTTAAAAAGTATTACTCGAATTAA